The following nucleotide sequence is from Apium graveolens cultivar Ventura chromosome 4, ASM990537v1, whole genome shotgun sequence.
TATCTAAATGGGGCATAAAATGAACTATTGTTTAGGTGAGATCTGACATTCTGAATCTTTTAAAGATGATGGTTAAATTGGTTTCTAATTTTATGTGTCTTGATTTATATAATACTTGGATtgaatgcctatctttgttcCACATAAAACATAAGTGCGATGCAATGACCATCAATAATAGCTGACTTCTGACTTGGCAAATGATTTGAATTGTAGCTGACTTCTGGAGAACGCCAAAGTAGTATTTGATCTTTGGCAGGAcatttttttctttaaatttgaattttataCTGGGTTTTCACACAAACTTCACATGTCTTAATATTGTTAAGTATTGGTTTTATCTCTTTTGCTTTgataaaattcttgaaaattaataaaTTCTTTCATTTGTTGCCTTTTCAGTTGGGGATAGTAATCAGAGCATTGGGAGCAGGTCATATACCACCAACAAATTTTATCTTAGTTACGATGGGGAGCACTTCTGTATTACTCATTGGATGGCGGACTTTATTGTATAGCATTTTTCCTAATGATCAGCGCAAGAAAAATGATGTATACAAGCGTGGCAGTCCGTTTGAACTTTTTGAGGTATTGTATTATAATCTTCGGATGAGAAAGATAATTTTCACAAAACTCAAGTCATGAACATAATCAGTTCACATGTTGCACTATCTCCCTTTTACCTCTACTGTCAAAAACCCTAGAAATTAAAAAAAGTTGTATACAAAGCTTAAGACTCCTGCTAAGTATAGGGGTCAGTCAAATCAGAGTTTGTTAGTTCAATTGCTAAGAAACTTTTTAGAATTTTGTGAGGATTTTAAAGTTATACTTATATATTTGTATAATAGGCAGAAAAAGTTGGGATACATGGGAGACCAGGGTTAGGCATGAATCATCCGTGTTTCTTGTCTCACTTCTGCAGTTGGTAATTTTCAAAGGATACATGTAATCGGAGACAGTCAATAACATTTTTTTATGAACACTCGAAGCAATGCAAATCCACTTTGACCTTGTGCATATAATATGGTTCTATTCTAACATCACATTGCCCTTTCTTTGAATTTCTACTAGCTAATTTTACTGGGAACATTAAACCAAGATTCCTTTTGCATCAGAAGAATGTGATTTGTGCGTGAATGTGACAAGGGATGCCCAAATATTAAAATAGTACATATAATTAATTCACAAACTTGCATAGTTTCCTCTGATGGATTCACATTTTTTATGTTTGCAGTTGCTCACGTCATTGATACGAAGATGGTGACGAAGCTGCAGATATTTTAGTAAGCTGATTATGCTCTCTTGTAACCAATATTTACATGTACATGACTAGATGTAACAACATACATTATGGTGCAATTACCATATATGCTTGTATTTGATTAGTTTCTGTATGTGCCTAGCACCTGCACCCTTAGTTATAAAACCCACATTTTTGCTACACCCTTAGTTATAAAACCCACATTTTAGCTACACAATTGCTGACCCTGAGTCCTACTTATTGTGGAAATTTTAGTCATCTATAGCTAAATTGAACCAACATAAAGATCGATCATGTACATCATACGCGAATATAAGCAAGTAATATGTACAAATTGCTAGTGCTCGAGAGATGATCCGCAGTTCTGTCCTTGgacaaatagcaagatgaactTCTGACATTTCAAGCTACTGGGAGCACCATAGTAAGTTGATCCTGGTAATTTTTCAGTTACTTGCTTAATTCCAAATTGGGACTTCAATTACAGATTGTGTACATCTTAATCCCAGATTGTAGTAAAAAGTGAAGTCAATCTTACCGTCTTGCGTGTGTTTTCTATTAAGAAATAATTTAGTCACTTAATTTCTCTTTCATATGCTTTCCTCCCTATTTAGATCATGGGTTAGAGCTAGATCACATCTGATGTGAGCAGAAACATGCATCTTAATTGATTTTTATACTTACATTTTCATAATTAACCACAGGAAGTGTGTACAGTTCTAATGGTCTACAGTTGCACAAAGTAATGTGTTTAGTTTGTTGCCATTTCATCAACCCTGTACTAAAAAGTTCAAAACATACACCGGGAAGTAAATATAGAATAAAACTTTCAAAACTTGCATTATATCTGTTACCATGTTTGTTGCTTCTAATGACGCTCAGAAGTTTCGATGTTAGCTTCCTACAGGTTTAGTTGTTAAGGTTGAGTTTTATGTGGAAAGAATTTCCAATCCTGATGTCGGCTGATGATGTATATATATTACTACTGTTGAAGTCAACATTTCATATATCATGGCCATCAACACCATATCACAAAACGATGAAAGATGTCTTATTTTCACAAATGTTTAATTGTAACCATCCTGTTTGATTATTTTGCATTGCAGCCATGTTGTATTCTTATTGTAACTAGTTTCTCCTCAGTAGGCTGCTGTGTTTGTTGGCCATTGTCTATGAAACTCGAACACTACCAAGTTTAGTAAAACGCCATGTTTAAAAAACTCGAATTCCAGAAGTATGATAAAATTATCAAATTGGAATACAGTGAACTCTGCACATAGTTTAGTAATAGGAGATTGTGTTTATTATTAGTTTTGACATATTTTGAATGATTTGTTATTGTTGATATTAAATTATAATGTTATTTACTTGAGAAAATTCAATAATAGATTAGATATATATTATACGTAGAAAACATGCATACGAAATTAGGTATGCGTATAACTCAATGATTAAATATAAATGTTACCTTTCGTCAAGCTTTCTGAATTTGTATTTTAGCTCTTAACGCCTTAATTTGCATACTTTTCTGGCGTTTACTACAAGATTTGGGTCTACTTTGCTCAAGTCTGCTGTTTAATTTTGTTTAAAAGCCTAATTACCCCGTTCAACTTTTTCACAATTTTATTAATTTCTCTTCAGTTAATCTATCCATTAGACTGCGTAAGCAACATGGCAACTCCAATATAAAATCCCCACCAAGTACACAACCTAACTATTTCAAACTCTTTCATTCTAGTAAAGTTTTACAAAAAGGTACATTTCTATTACAAAAATGAGCAGCAACAAGGTTTACTCAAAAGGACAAGTTCCCTTTGCATGGGAAAACAAGCCCGGAATCCGAAAGGAAATTATGAACCAAGAGGACTACGATGACGACAAAGGAAAGCGCGGTGGCAAAAAGAAGTTGCCACCGCCGCCTTATCTACAACCGGAGAGTGGAAGGGAAAGTCCGGTGAATTTGCAAAATATTCCTCTACCTCCATGTGCTTTTCAATCTCCAATATCAAGAAGTGGTTCAAAAGTATATGGTTATAAGGAGGAGGATGATCCTTTCCTAATAGCATATAGAAAGTGCATAAAtggtagtagtagtagtagtagaaCTAGAAGATTACACAAGAAGAGAAATAGCAGTGCGTCTGTTTTGTCTTGCAAGCATTCATGCAGTGTGAGTGATGATAGCATTGTCCGGATTTCTCAGCTTCCTGTTCCCAGACCAGCAAAAGAAATTATGGGATCTTTCTTCAAGTTTGATGATTAAATCATTGGACACTATTCATGCATCTTGTTATCAATCTTCATACGAATAGTTACAGTCCATGTAGATGTGTTTGATTGGATAACAACCTACAGAAGAGGTGAAAGAGTCAACAGGTCAAGCAACAACCCCAAGTCTCCTCCACTTCTTAAGCAACACCCAAATCTCTTTTAGTCAATCCGTTAGCAGATatctaaatatattattttaggTTTGCAGTTACATATTATCATTTTTAGTAgtttcaaaatatatattttagccACAAATGTTTTTTTAGACTTTCTGAATTAAATAAAAGCTCCCTAGATTTCTTGCATACATATATGCAGCCTGTATATTGTACACAAGTAATTCAATAATAGCACCCAAAAAAACAAGTAATTCAATAAATTGAACTCTATGTTTATTGAAAAATATTAATTGTGTagttattttaatatttattactTTGACTTGTAGAAAACATATATCATACTTTTAAAAGCCAAACTTTTAATGCTCTACTATTTATGTTGTTAATCTTTTTATACAATAGGTTATAAATTAATTAGGTAGAGGGAATTAGCACGAGGTTATCAAGATTTCTAttacaatattaaaaaaaaaaaaagagtaGTTTATTTCTCAGTGAGGCATGCTATGGGCCTTCTGCAGGTCTTTATTTCTGTTAACAAGTACCAGTGGCCCAATTTAAAAGCCCATGTGAGGAACTGGCcttaaaattaaacaaaaaaatcTAATAATGGTTACCTTGAACAGTTGAACAAAGTTAAACAAAAAATCTTATTTAAAATTAGTACATAAAAAACACGGGAGACAAGTCACTAATTAGTCTAAGAAACAGTTTACTGCTATTGACTTTGCATCTCACAACTTGCTTTCTAGCTTCTGCCAGCTCCTCAATTCTGTGAGTGGTTCCATTTTGCTTCTTCATCCTGCCATTTCATTCCCTCCAAATGTAGAAAAAACAGAAAGAGATATCAGGGTTAAAGTAATCTGTTAAGTCTGGGAGGGATCAAGACCCGAAGAAGCATGTACTAAATGAATCAACCTGGTGGTGGGGGAGAATGTGCATGAGAAAATTAGGTGGTCATGCGATTCTGCAGAGGCATGCATTACAAAGGGCAACAAATGTTGGTACCAAGAATACCAATTCTACTCATATCCATAATTCTAGTGTGCAGAGCAACCTAAAGGCTAAAGGTGAAAAGAAAATCTTGGAATATGTAAAGGACGTCATACCAAGTGAAACTATGGAACTGTATTCCCTTGAGAGTTCAAATATTGGATTGCCAAGTAGTACCAGACAAGTTTGCTATCCCGTTTTGATTCGAGAAAATTATTACTATGTAAAGTTAGAATATATAATACTCCCTCACTCCCATTTTATATCACTTGGTTTGACTAACACGCTTTTTAAGAAATTAAATGTTGACTTTAATATGAACCGCACAAATGAGATAGTGAGTGTTAAAATAAGTATATTATATGAATGTGTGGTTGTGATAATCTTAAATGAATGTTATAAATGGAAGAATAATTCTTTTTGGAACATCCAAAAAAAGAAAAGGAGATCACATTAAATGGGACAAGCAGAATGAGTAAGATTTAGTTGGGTACCTCTAAAAGAAAGAGGACCTGAGTTGTGTTGTGTCTGCTGAACTTGATCTTTAAAACTTATACAAGCATGCAAAAGCAAAACATTATGATGTAATTACTTAAATACAAAACTAATGAAAAGCTATAAAAAGGACCGCCTACAAATAGCCTGCAATTCTCACTAAGAAATGTACGAGAACAAGAGTTCAAGAACATCATTCCATGCCAACTTTATTATCAATATATGCTTAAGGCTATGAGTAATAGCCTTCATCCGGGATGTCGTATCACAATAAATTTAGCGTTACAAGATTATACATCAATTCTATGATGATACATAAGATTCCTTGATCCAGTAGATATTTTATCCAGAAGGATAAACTTTTCTTTCGGAGTTTGTTCTTATTTCCTAAAAATCCAATGTTAATTGGATTATTACATAACACACCAGACGTCGGCATTGCCAGCTTGTTTCACATTCTTTTAAGAGTGCCTCTTCTAACCAGATCAGAACTTATTATTGTACCAATATATCCCTTTGTTTTGTTCACCTTCATCTTCCTCAACGTAAACACATTCTTTAAATGCACTCCACAGTGATATATACATGGGGGTATCATCATACCGATAGTACTCCCCCAGTATAGGCTTAATTGCTCTGGTAGCTTCCTGTGCATGGTAATGTGGGATTGTTGGGAAGAGATGGTGAGCTACATGTGCATTAGTCGCTTGATAAAACATAGTGTTGAGGATTCCGTAATCTCTATCAACGGTACTTAAAGATCCTCTTAACCAATTCCACTCTTTGGAATCATAGTAAGGTACAAAAGGGTGAGTGTGATGAAGTGTAGCCGCTACAATAAGCAGAGAAGTCTGAACTAGGTATGGTCCTCCGTAAACACAAGCAACCCATGCTAGTCCTTTTATCAAAACAAGTTTGTAAAGTCCATAGCCCATGGCAAGACATGCAGCATCAGAAAGAAAGATTTGAGCACGTTGGTTATGTGAAAACATTGGACTGAAAGGATCGAAATGGGAAGCAAATCGATTATAAGCTCGACCACGGAAGTTGACAAGCAAGTATAGAGGCACACCAAAAGCTACAACTATAGAAGTAACCAAGAATCTTGCTGCAGGATTTGATATCAGGTGTTTAAACATTAAGGAAACCTGAGACTTGAGTATTGGACCGTTGAATTCTTCTTGTTGCAAATAACCAGTTTTGGAGTGGTGACGATGGTGAGTGTACTTCCACGAAAAGTAAGGAAACAAGAGGAAGGAGTGGAAAATAAATCCGACTGTGTCATTTAGCCATTTGTAGTTACTGAAAGCACTGTGACCGCATTCATGGCCTATGATCCAAATTCGAGAGAAGACACAGCCTTGAAGTAGCGAATAAACAATCATGTATACAAGAAAATACAATCGAGATGATTCTGTCATGATATATGCTGTGAAGATGCAGTAAAGAGAAAAAGACATGACGACATCAAAGAAAACATATGAGAAAGAGCGAAGAACAGAACGCTCAAAACAATGTGGGGGAATTGCTTTCCTAACATCACCAATAGTGAATGGAGGTCTTATGTGGGGAGTTCTTGATACATTTTTTCGTGCCATGTCCCTGCAAATATTGACAAAAGAAGTCACCACATTCGATTTATTTGACAGAAGCACGATATATTTATACGTAGAgatataaatatcataatttgtaTACAATTTTCAACATAAAAGTTAAAGCTAACACAGAATGTAGCTTGCAGAGTTGCAGTGTCTTCACTTGGATCCGCTTCTTTACAAAATATTGTCGCATTGCAGTTGTACTATTGTCGTATAAGCATCGAAGGTATAAATAGTTATTCTGATTTCAGAAGCTGTCAAACATTGCTTACCAAGTAGTACTGAATATCCGAGGGTAATTATAGCTGTTGGCACTATTTTTTACTAACAGATATGCATCACGTTTCATATCAAATTCTAGCATGACATTAATTAAGCCAATGTCCTTATATCTTGTTTACTCTGATACATTAACCTATCTTTTTTCCTTGTGAATTTGACATTATTATCTTTAACTTGCTTGATCTAAAAGAAAGTGAGCCATTCTGCAATAGTAGCATATTAAAGGATATATACTTCTTATGA
It contains:
- the LOC141719769 gene encoding delta(12)-fatty-acid desaturase FAD2-like, with translation MARKNVSRTPHIRPPFTIGDVRKAIPPHCFERSVLRSFSYVFFDVVMSFSLYCIFTAYIMTESSRLYFLVYMIVYSLLQGCVFSRIWIIGHECGHSAFSNYKWLNDTVGFIFHSFLLFPYFSWKYTHHRHHSKTGYLQQEEFNGPILKSQVSLMFKHLISNPAARFLVTSIVVAFGVPLYLLVNFRGRAYNRFASHFDPFSPMFSHNQRAQIFLSDAACLAMGYGLYKLVLIKGLAWVACVYGGPYLVQTSLLIVAATLHHTHPFVPYYDSKEWNWLRGSLSTVDRDYGILNTMFYQATNAHVAHHLFPTIPHYHAQEATRAIKPILGEYYRYDDTPMYISLWSAFKECVYVEEDEGEQNKGIYWYNNKF